A genome region from Natronosalvus rutilus includes the following:
- a CDS encoding IS5 family transposase gives MHSRLARFTERCVELSQKAVGSDQKEPLSKGKDGYADWVIVAIHGLREYLDHSYRQLLDVLREMPDIVAKLGLLPDELPDFTTVCARKQELKMPVWRMLLQLSAELFDTGEVQAIDSTSIAHRSSSHNYAKRVKGTFESVKTTILVDCSTRAILDIHCSMNLPHDTQIAWQVLKRNLSTVETVVADKGFDWDKLRQMLRSEGIRPVIKHREFYSLDAAHNARIDDKTYHQRSIAESIFFALRKRFGSTLKARTWFGQFRELVLKAAVRNIEQSLTT, from the coding sequence GTGCACTCCAGACTGGCCCGCTTCACCGAACGATGCGTCGAATTATCTCAAAAAGCTGTCGGAAGTGATCAGAAAGAACCCCTCAGCAAAGGAAAAGATGGCTACGCTGATTGGGTGATCGTGGCGATTCACGGCCTTCGTGAATACCTCGATCACTCCTATCGACAGTTGCTCGATGTACTCCGGGAAATGCCCGATATCGTCGCCAAACTCGGCCTTTTACCGGATGAGCTGCCGGACTTCACGACTGTTTGTGCTCGAAAACAAGAGCTCAAGATGCCAGTCTGGCGGATGTTGTTGCAGCTGTCGGCGGAACTATTCGATACCGGAGAGGTCCAGGCGATCGACTCGACTAGCATCGCTCATCGCTCGTCGAGTCATAACTACGCAAAACGCGTCAAAGGGACGTTTGAGTCGGTCAAAACCACTATTCTCGTAGACTGCTCTACGCGAGCTATTCTCGACATACACTGCTCGATGAACCTACCACATGACACGCAAATTGCGTGGCAAGTCCTGAAAAGAAATCTCAGTACCGTGGAAACTGTCGTCGCTGACAAAGGGTTTGATTGGGATAAACTTCGGCAGATGCTGCGAAGTGAGGGTATTAGACCGGTAATCAAGCATCGTGAGTTCTATTCGCTCGACGCCGCACACAATGCTCGGATTGATGATAAAACCTACCATCAACGGTCTATCGCAGAATCGATATTTTTTGCGTTGCGCAAGCGTTTCGGTTCAACACTTAAGGCAAGAACGTGGTTTGGGCAGTTCCGAGAACTC